A segment of the Nitrosopumilaceae archaeon genome:
AGTCATGGGATTATTAGAAAATAGAATAAAACTAAAAAAAATAAACATTCAAGCAGTTTTACTTTTAGATAACCTCAAGGGATATGTGGTAGTAGAAGCAATTGATGCAAATGCTGCCTTTGATGCACTACAGGGAATACGACATATCAGAGGACAACTTAGAGGTGAGTTACAGTTCAAGGATATAGAAGGATACTTAGTTAAGAAATCAACAGTATCTGAGCTTGCAGTAGACAAGATTGTTGAAATCATAGGTGGTCCATTTAAAGGAATGAAAGCGACTGTCACCAGAATAGATCATGAAAAAGAAGAGGCTACTGTCATTTTGCTTGATGCACCATATCAATTACCAGTAACTGTTGATGCAAACTACCTAAAGTTATCAACACAGTAGCAAGGATTAAATTTACAGATTCTAGGAAAGAAAAATCATGGCAGATATACAGACTGTTTCCGCACTTGTTACGGGAGGACAAGCAAATGCAGGTCCTCCACTTGGTCCAACACTTGGTCCATTAGGTGTCAACATTTTACAAATTGTAACTGCCATAAATGAGAAGACAAAAGACTTTGAAGGAATGAAAGTTCCTGTTACAGTTGCAGTTGATAAGAAAACAAAACAGTGGACAGTCGAGGTTGGAATTCCATCTGCAGCAGCACTCATACTAAAAGAAGCTGGCATTCAGAAAGGATCTGGGACTTCAGGAGCAACATGGGTTGGAGATATCAAAATGGATTCAATAATCAAAGTAGCAAAGTTGAAAATTGATTCTTCTTATGCACAAGACATCAAAGGTGCAGCAAAAGAAATTGTGGGCACCTGTTTGCCACTAGGAGTAAAAATCGATGGTAAGAATCCGAAAGAGATTACTGTTGAGATAAACTCAGGCAAGTGGGATGATAAATTAAAGTAAATTATTCTTTTAATTCGTAAGACTGGTCTTTTTCTGTTCGTTGTAGTTCCACGAAGGTTTCTGTATTTTGAATTCCCTCTATTTTTCCAATCTTTTCTATTGCTACAGAGTGCAATTCCTCTAGATTTTTGGCTCGTACTGTAAGTAACATATCAAATCTTCCAGTCACTTCAGACATCATAATGACCTCGGGAGTTTTCAGTAATGCCTTGTGGATCTGCTCTTTTTGTTTTGGATCGCGATTTATTCCCATTGTAGCCCGCACACCTATGCCAATAAGTGATTCATCTACTACAATTGTGAATTTTTTTATCAGTTTCTTTTTGAGTAATCTCTTTATCCTACTATACAAAACAGATGTGTTAATTCCTAACCTTTTTGAGAGATTTGGTACGGAGACATTACCGTCTTTTGTAAGTTCGGTAAGAATTTTCATATCAAGTTCATCGAATTTATGCAAACTTAACGAATTACTTTTTATTCCTAGTTAAAAATGTAAGTTCAATTCTCAAGTGATCTATACTCTTGTAACTCAAATTTCACTACAAAGTAAGAAATTATTCCATCCATACCTGTAAACGATTTTAAATAGGCTTCTCAGAAACGATTTCGTAATGATTAGCGATGCTCATCTAACTCAGATGATAGGAGAGGCAAAGAAAAGTCAGAAACAACGCAAGTTCAAACAATCCGTAGAGCTAATCATGGTTTTTAGAGATATTGATGTAAAGAAGGGTTTTGCAATAAATGAGACTGTTCAACTTCCAAAAACGCTTAGTCAACCAGCGTCTGTCTGTGTTGTAGCTTCAGGAGATCTCGGTTTGAAGGCAAAAAGTGCCAATGCAGATAGAATAGTAGATGGAACCGAAGTAAACAAAATAGGTGCAAACAAGCGCGAATCAAGAAAGCTGATTAACGGTTTTGATTTTTTCCTTTCAGACACTTCACTTATGGCAACTGTAGGTAAGACTCTGGGTCAGTTTATGGGTCCAAGAGGTAAGATGCCAACGCCAGTTCCTTTCAATGCACCAATTGATTCAATTTTAGAAAGATTCCGATCTTCAATACGTGTCAGACTACGAAATTCACTTTCTCTTGCATGTAAGATAGGCGATGAGACAATGTCTGATGAAGATCTAACTGCAAATGCTAATGCAGTGATTAGCTTGGTAGAAAAAAAATTACCAAGTGGAGATAAGAACATTAAAAAAATTATGATAAAAACCACCATGGGAAAACTCGTTAAACAACCACTAGTAGAAAAGAAGTAAAATGCACCAAAATAGAACAAAATATCCACAAAAGAAATCGTTGATGTATCAACAACTCCAAGAGCTTCCAAAAAAATATAATGTAATTGCTCTTGTAAGAATGGAAAAAGTAAGATCATCACAATTATTGCCTTTAAGAAAAAAATTCAAAGGCGAAGTAGAAATTGTTAGCATAAAAGACAAAGTTGCACAAAAGGCACTAGCTGGACTGAAAATGCCTTCTATTGACAAGATGGTAGACAAACTAGTTGGACAATGTGTATTGATGTTCACAAACATGACTCCTTTCAAACTAAACATCTTACTTAGTAAAAACAAGATAATGATGGCTGCACGTGGTGGAGATCTTGCAAGTATCGATGTTGTAATCAAGGCAGGAAATACTGGCATTACACCAGGTCCAATTCTTACTGACTTTAAAGAAGCTGGCGTAGCTACAAAAATTGATCAAGGAACAATTTGGATAACAAAGGATTCTATCCCTGCCAAAAAAGGAGCAGTTATTTCTGAAAAGCTTGCCACATTACTAAGTAAGCTTGATGTAAAACCAGTAGAAGCCGGCATAATACTTGATGCAGCTGTTGCAGAAGATATCCTATATGCAAAGAACGAATTAGTAATAGATGTAGAAAAGTATCGTGACGCATTTGCACAGGCACATCATGAGGCGATGGCGCTTGCAATAGAAATCGGTTATGTCACCAAAGAAAACGTATCAACAATACTTGCAAAGGCAGCTCAGCAAGCAAGATCTGTTGCATTGGAAGCAGGAATTCTAACTGATGATATCAAGGATCAAGTAATACAAAAGGCCAACGCACAAGCAAATGCACTAGCTAGAAAGGCAAAGAATTACACTCCACAGTAGAAGCCATTTCTTAAAAATTCCTAAAAAGAATTACAGTTTTTCTCGTACCTTTGGCAGATTCCAATTATACTTCATTGCAACAAGTCTAAGTATTGTGGAAGTTGCAATTCCAGCAAATGTAGCTATGTTTGGTTCTGCATTAACGCTTAGAAGAATAAAGAAAGTTACAACACCTACAAAACTTGCAGAAGCATAAAGTTCCTTTACAAACACTATTGGAATTTCGTTTACAAACATGTCTCTCAAGATTCCTCCCCCAACTGCAGTAAGCATTCCGGCTAATGCCATTGCAAGAAAGTTTAGTCCAAAAACATCATACGCAAATGTTGCACCAATTATTGTAAATACTCCTAGCCCCAAGGCATCAAATTTTAAAAACAGATTCCAGTGTTTCTGTATTCTTGGATATAGAAAGAATATGGCAATTCCCGTTAAAACTGTAATTACCACATACAACGGATTTGAAATGGAATGAGGTGGAAAATGACCTATCATCACATCTCTGATAGTTCCACCCGCTACACCTGTTATTGTAGCTAAAATTATTATCCCTACAATGTCTGCCTTGTGTTCAATGGCTTTGAATGCTCCAGTAACAGCAAACGCCATTGTTCCAAAAAGATCGAGTGCCAAAATAAGAGTAGAAATCGATGGGGATAGTTCAGTCAAATCACAGTTAGTTGTATCATATGGTAAATAATGTTTAGAGATCTAAACAAAGAACAAAATGTAAAAGGGAGTTTTAAAAATGACGTACCTAACCAAATAATGCAGAGAGGCCTTCCATTGCTTGTTCTTCGGTCTTAGCAGATGGTGTCTCTACTTCTTTCTTTTCTTCCTTTCCACCAGATGCGGCTGCTGCGGCAGGTGCTGCTGCTACTGCTACTGGGGCTGCTTTGATAGCTTCATCAATGTTTACGTCAGCGAGTGCTGCTACAAGTGCCTTTACTTGTGCTTCGTTTACTGCAGCTCCTGAAGCTTTGATTACACTTGTAATATTAGCTTCGTTGATTTCCTTCTTTTGCTTGTGCAAAAGTAATGCGGCATATACATATTCCATCGTAAACGGAATTTGCTAAAGGCATAATATAAAACTATGGAGTAGATATTGAACCGAATTTATTATTCCAATATACAAAACTCGGAAATGTAAAAAATGAACTAGTTTAGAATCTTAAGACTGCGGCAAATAGAGTACATGTATTTTTTCAATTCTTTATCGTATAAAGTATCCATTCTTTGCTTTAGAATTCTTTTTGCTTGATCTTTTTCTGCACCATCAGACAGTGAAAGAACATTATTGATCAATTCTGGAATCGATTCTCTTACCCATCCATCAATTACATTGTGAATTCTTTTGTGTATTTTAACTACCGAATCAGTGTTAATGTCAAAGACACCAGTATAATTATCAAATTCTACTCTATATATCAAAGCCAATATACAATCTTTTGGGTCTGGATTTTTTAGTTGCTCTATAGACTGCGGTCCTCCTTTGTTTTGAGCAACTTTGTTTTTGAGACCAACCGCATTTATTATAATACCGTTAACACCTATCTTGGAATTTTCAACGCCTGTGACCACCCCAACAACTATGTTTCTAAATTCTCCGTCTTGTACAGATGTAAAAGCATGATCTCCTTCCTTCCATGTTTTTTTATTGAACATGGCAGCTTTTCAAAAAAGATCATATTTAATGTGTTGCTTCAGAATGCTTAATATCGGTCATTCCGAAAACTTCTCAAAGATGGACAAGGAACAAATTCTTGCAAAGTTTTCTACCGATCCTGATAGGTATTACAAAGTAGCATTATTTGAAAATGAAGGATTTGTACGAAAATCATGCACAAAATGTAAACGATATTTCTGGACTATAGATACTAATCAAAACTTTTGCCCTGATGATTCTGAAAATAATTATTCATTTATTGGCAATCCCCCCACAAAGAAAAGATTTGATTATGTTCAAGCATGGAGAGAAGTAGAATCTTTTTTTGTGCAAAACGGCCACAAATCAGTCAGCAGATACCCAGTTGTCTGCAGATGGCGCGATGATCTGTATTTTACAATAGCATCAATTGTAGACTTTCAAAGAGTTATGGGTTCTAAGGTTGTTTTTGAATTTCCTGCAAATCCATTAGTGGTTCCACAAACTTGTCTTAGATTCAAAGACATTGAAAATGTTGGAGTTACAGGAAGACATTTTTCTAGTTTTTGTATGATTGGACAGCACAGTATTCCAAATTCACAAGGATATTGGAAAGACAAATGTGTTGATCTAGATTTTCGACTACTAACAGAAAGATTTGGCATTGATAAAAAAGAAATAGTTTTTGTAGAAGATGTATGGGTGGGAGGTGGTTCATTTGGCTCTTCATTAGAATATTTTGTTAGAGGGCTAGAACTTGGAAATGCAGTTTTTACTGAATTTCAAGGAGATCTAGAAAATTATTCTGTTTTAGACCAAAAAATAATAGACATGGGAGCAGGCCTAGAGAGGTTTGCTTGGATTACCATGGGCACTCCAACTGCATATGATTGCTGTTTTGGTCCTATTACAAAAAATCTCATACAAAAAGCATGCATAGATCTTGATTCTAAAATTATATCAAACTATTTCATATCAATAGCAAAAAGCCTTGGCGATTCAAAAGATATATCAATCGCAAGAAAAATTGCTGCAAAACAAGCAGGAATTGATGAAATCCGGTTTAATAAAACAATAGCGCCACTAGAAGGGATTTATCTAATTGCAGATCATCTCAGAACTTTGGTGTTTGCAATTTCTGATGGTGCTTTGCCAAGTAATGTAGGTGGAGGATACAACTTACGAATGATTCTAAGAAGAACAGTAGCTACAATGGATAGGTTTGGCTGGAATTTTGATCTAAAAGAATTAGTTGACATGCATGTGGATTATTTAAAATCAACATATCCAGAATTAGAAGAAACACGAAATGATGTCAAGACCATAATTGGAATAGAAAGTGAGAGATACAATGAATCAAAAACAAGAATGAAAGGCATTGCAAGTACACTAAAGAATCAAGACAAGAAATTAACCGTAGATGATCTTATCAGATTATACGAATCTGATGGAATAACTCCCGACTTTTTAAAAGAGACCCAAATAATTTCTGAAATTCCACCTACATTTTATGAGAGGTTATCAGACTTGCATCAATCAGAAAAACAAGAGAAAAAAGAAGATTTGGACTTGAAAGGAATTCCAGATACCGAATTATTATACTATAAACATGATCCAGAAGAGTTTGAGGCCAGAGTTCTCAAAATAATAAAAAACAAGCTAGTTGTTTTAGACAAGACATCATTTTATCCCAGAGGTGGAGGCCAAGAACCAGATCATGGAGAGATTGGGACCTTTGAGGTGATTGATGTAAATAAACATGGAAATGTCGTAGTTCACGAAATTAAGGGTGGCACATTAAAAGAAGGAGAGATTGTGAAATGTGCAATAGATGCATCTCGTCGATATGGAATAACAAGGAATCACACTAGTACCCATGTGCTAAATGCTTCTGCACGAAAAACTCTGGGATCATGGATTTGGCAACACTCTGCATTTAAGGAAAAAGATTACGGTAGATTAGATATTACTCATCATTCTAACCTGACTGAAGATGATGTAGCGAAAATTGAAGATTTGGCAAACTTTACTATTAGAAGAGATGTTCCCATCATGATTAATGAATTTGAACGAGGAAATGCTGAACAAAAGTATGGATTTAGAATTTACCAAGGCGGTGTAGTTCCAGTAAAATTAGTTAGAATTGTAAACATTGAAGGTTACGATGTAGAAGCATGTGGAGGAACACATGTTAAAAAAACAGGAGAGATAGGACTCATTAAGATTACAAAGGCAGAAAGAATTCAGGATGGAGTTGTCAGAATGGAGTTTGTTTCTGGCGAAACTGCTATAAAATACACTCAAAATCAAGATAGAAAAATTTCTCAGATTGTAAAGTTACTAGGCTCAAGTAAAGAAAAGATAATGGAATCATTTGAACATACCATAAAGGACGCAGATTCTTCCAAGAAAAAGCTAAAACAATTAATCAAACGAGTATCAGAACCTACTGCAAAAAATGTCATACTCCAAGCAAAAAATCTAGGTAAAGTAAAACTATACTCCACGATAGACGAGGACATGGATGAGGAATTCCATATTGCAGTAGGAGAACAAACAATCAAGATGGATCCATCTATGATATATTGTGCATTGATTTTGAAAAACGACGGCATACGAATAGTTGCATTTGCTGGTCCAGAGGCAGTAAAAACAAAGAAGGCTGGAGATTTGGTTCGTGATGTTTCCAAAATCTTAGGCGGTTCCGGAGGAGGAAACGAGATCTTTGGCCAAGGAGGAGGAAAAGACTTGTCCAAACTAAAAGATGCATTAATTGCTGCTGAACAATCTATTTTGGAAAAGTGATTTTGTGACAGATTGGTCATCTATAGAATCCAAATGGAGAAAAATATGGCATGATGAAAAATATTTCGAGGCAGATCCAAGCTCACAAAAAAAATTTTTTGTCACAGTAGCATACCCATATCCAAATTCTCCACAGCACATAGGCCACGGAAGAACCTATACTTTAGCTGATGTTCATGCAAGATTCATGCGTATGCGTGGTTACAACGTACTTTTTCCAATGGGCTTTCACTACACAGGAACACCAATTCTTGGCATGGCAAGACGTGTTCAAGAAAACGATAAGGAATTAATCGAGGCCTTTAGAACATTATACAAAGTTCCAGAAAAAAATATTGTAGAGTTTTCAGAGCCAGTAAAAATTGCAGATTATTTCCATCAAGAAATAAAATCAGGAATGATAGAGATGGGTTACTCTATAGACTGGAGAAGAGAGTTTACTACAATAGATCCGGTCTACAATAAATTCATAGAATGGCAGTTTAGAAAGTTGAGAAGTAAGAATTTGGTCATTCAAGGATCACATCCTGTTGGCTGGTGCCCAAAAGATCAAAATCCAGTATCACAACATGATACGTTAGGTGATGTAGAACCAAGTTTTACAGAGTATATTCTCATCAAATTCAGATATGAAAAATATATCATACCAACTGCCACACTTAGACCTGAAACAATATTTGGTGTAACAAATCTCTGGATAAACCCACAGGTTACTTACAAGATTACAAACGTAGATAATGAAACATGGATTGTTAGTGCAGAATGCGCGAGAAAACTAGAGTTTCTTGATAAGAAAGTCAAGATAACAGGCGAGATAAAAGGTTCTGAACTTGTAAGCAAAAAAGTCAAAGTTCCAGATAGAAATGAAGAGATCATAATATTTCCTGCAAGCTTTGTCAAGAGTGAAAACGGTACTGGAATTGTAATGTCAGTGCCAGCACATGCACCATTTGACTATCAAGCTTTAGAAGATATTAAAAAGTTGAGCAATGATCAAAATCTTGCTTCCATTGCAAGAACGATTTTACCAATTTCCATCATACAAACTGACGGATGTGGAGAGATTCCTGCAAAGGAAGTTACTGAAAGATTTCAAATAGAAGACCAAAACAATCCCAAACTTGAAGAAGCAACAAAAGAACTTTATGCAAAAGAATTCTACGGAGGAAAATTAAAACAAAACACTGGAAAATTTGCACAAAAAACTGTTGTAGAAGCTAAAGAAGAAGTCAAAAAATGGATTCTGCAAAGTAATAATGCAGATATTTTATTTGAACTAAATGATGGACCGATCCGTTGTAGGTGCGGCGCCGAGTGCGTAGTAAAATTACTCAATGATCAATGGTTTCTAGATTATTCTAATAAAAAATGGAAGGATGATACGCATCATTGGATAAATGAAATGAAGATACTTCCAGAAGAGATACGGGGAGAATTCAATTATGTTGTGGATTGGCTTAGGGAAAGGGCATGTGCAAGACAACACGGTCTTGGTACAAAATTACCGTGGGACAAGGATTGGATAGTTGAGAGTTTGTCAGATTCAGTAATTTACATGGCATACTACATCTTGGCAAAATATGTAAATGAAAAACAACTAGTAGCAGAAAGTCTTGGGGATGAGTTTTTTGATTATGTATTTTTTGGAGAGGGAGATTCAAAGAAAATTGCTTCATCATCTAAAATATCATATGATGTTTTAGAAATGATCAGAAACGAATTTCAGTATTTTTATCCTGTTAATGCAAGACATTCAGGACGTGATCTTGTTCCAAATCATCTAACTTTCTTTGTTTTTAATCATATTGCAATATTTCCCAAAAAATATTGGCCTGAAGAGATAGTAGTAAATGGTTCTGTCTTGATGGAAGGAAAAAAAATGTCAAAATCAATGGGAAACATAATTCCATTACGGGATGCAATTAGAACACATGGAGCTGACCCAATTAGATTAGCTATCTTAATTTCTGCAGAGTTATTGCAGGATGCCGATTTTAATTTGGAAGCAGTTAGAGGAATTAAAAACAAGCTTGAAAACATGTTGGGCGAATCTACCAAATACAAAGCAGGCCAATTCAACAATCAAGAACAAGAAGACAGATGGCTACAAAGTAGACTGCAACAGCTTATCTTTGAAATTACATCAGCTATGGAAAAAATGAGATTACGTGAAGCCTTGCATTATGTACTGTACGAATTTGATTCAGACATGCAATGGTATCTAAAGAGAACAGAGGCAAAGAATAGAAAAAATACATCTGGTATCTTACATGAAATTTTTTCTGCTAGAGTATCCATGCTTTCTCCTTTTGCACCACATGTTGCAGAAGAGATGTGGAATAAATTAGGAAATTCTGGAATTGTTTCAAAATCGTTGTGGCCATTAGTTCATGAAAACAAGATTGATGCCGTAGCACTCCAATCAGAAAATCTTCTCAAATCAACATTGGAAGATATCAAGAACATTCTCAAAGTAACCAAAATTTCACCAAAACGAATCATCATTTATACTTCAGACCCATGGAAGACAAAGGCATACCAAAAGATTCTTTCAAGTGTTATCAAAGGTGAGATGAATATTGGAATTCTTATAAAATCTCTAATTGCAGACAAGGATACAGAAAATGTAAAAAAAGATCCCGATTTTGTCAAAAAAACTGTTAATGATATATTATCAGAACCTGTAGAATCAAGAAAATCCAGAGCAAAGTCAGGTCTTGTTGATGAGAAGAAAATTCTTTTAGAAATTAATTCACTTGTCCAAAAAGAATTCGGTGTGGAGGTACAAGTGTTTGGTGAATCAGATACCCAAAAATATGATCCCAAAAACAAGGCACGTACTGCAAGGCCATTCAAGCCTGCAATATTAATAGAATAGAATTAGAAAAATACTGCACATCTTTTTATTAGGTATTTTCAGAATAAGCTTCAATTGAAAATAGCAGTTGTTGGCATTGGAGTTGCAGGTGGATATCTTCTTGGTAGATTGAAAAATGAACATGAAGTAGTTGGTTTTGAAAGATCCACACAAGAAAATCATGATTCCATATGTGCTTGGGGCACAACTCGCGGACCAATGCAAGAATTTGCTAAAAAATGTAATCTCGATTTTAACGATTACATAATTCATGACGGAAAAAACATGTACATTGACATGAATTCAGACAGATTCAACATCAAATTGATGGGTCTTTGTACCTACGACAAAATTGGTCTTATCAAAGACATGTCAAAAGGATGTAAGATCAATTATGGTACCACACCAAAACTTGCAGATTTAGAATCAGAATTTGATCTCATAATTGATGCAACTGGATTTTACAGAATGTATCTTCCAAGACTTGCTCAAGATTTTCATCTGCCAACATACCAATACAAGGTAGAATATGAAGACAAAGTGCCATTTGACGACTTTTACCTTAAGCCATTTTCTTCAATTAGTGGATATTTTTGGTATTTTCCATTAGGGGAAAAACATGCACATATTGGTGCTGGCGATAAAAACAGAAAACATGTTGAAGTAACTGATGCATTTTTTAAAAAATATGGTGGAAAAATACTCAAAACAGTTGGAAGACCAATTCGTCTTGCTACACCTGATATGTGCGAACCATTTTATCATGGAAAGGTTGTTGGTGTCGGTGAATCGATTGGAACTGTTTACCCACTTTTAGGAGAAGGCATCATACCAAGCATGACCTGTGCGGACATATTTATCGAGAATATTGGTAATAATGAAAGATACAGACAGCAAGTACTTGAAAAGTTTGCCATATACTCCAAGGTACTTGCATTTGTCAGAAATAAAATGGACAGCAAATTTAGTACGATAAAGCACTTTGCAGATCTTATTGCAATTTATAGATACATGAAAAAAAATGAACAGAGATTTGGTATGGAAATTAAAATGACAGATATGATGAAGGTTGCAAAGGCCTAGAACCCCATAGTAACAGATCCAAAATTTTCTCGCACCGTTCTGTTTGAATTCATGTTATAATCATATATCATTTTAGAATATTCCAAAAGAACACTCTTCATTTCATCAATTGATTTTGAAAGATAAAAACCCGGACAGTCGCCGGTAAACTGAAAGCTTGCATGAACACGAGCTCTGCCTTTTTCATTTTCAAGCCAAGATGAAAACGGATAGAGGTAACAGACTCCAGGTCTATTTGGATGCAATCCACAGTAACCTTTCTCATCCAAAAATCTACAAGAGATATGGGTTCCATCATCTTCCTCTGTCTCATTTTCTTTTCGTTTCAGGTTTATCATGGTCATTGTTATATTATTTCCAGATGGGCCTCTTTCTTCCCAAGTAGCAATGTTAGTGTCATTTTTTATAAAGTCTGTAACTTTTTGGTACTTTAGTCCCTTTGCAATTGTGATTAGATCATTTGATGTAAGAGGTAATCTGCCTTGTCTGTCACAGCAATTATGGCAATCAGGCCAGTAACATTTCCAGAGAACATAACTTTCTGCTTTTGCAATATATGGAATATGAAAAACAACATCTTTTACTTTGATAGCAAAATCAGAAACATCACTTCTGTTTCCTAGAATAAAATCCCGTATGATTGGATTTATTTCCCAATTTTTTGATAAAAGTTCAAGTGATTCCTCAAGTTCCTTTCGCATCAACTAATAAATTACAAGCACAACTTTGAACGTTATTAATGTTGAGGGAAAAAGGCAAGTACGCATCTGCTACCGAAAACAGACGATTTGTATGGGAAAAAGTGATGTGGCCCTTGATTTTAGAATTAAACAACATTAGTTTTACTACATCACAATACAAAAAAAAACGTGATGCAGTTTGTAAAGAATTTGGAATACCATCATCAAAAATTGCTGGTGGTTTTGTATCACTTTTGTTAAAAGGAATTCTTTACAAGGAAAACGATCTTTATTCAATTCATTACAGATTAATTCCATATATGAGACTCAAAGCTGATTGTGATTATGCAACAGCAGTACGGGAAAC
Coding sequences within it:
- a CDS encoding transcription elongation factor Spt5 — encoded protein: MTQEIKSHFFAVRTTGGQEKVVMGLLENRIKLKKINIQAVLLLDNLKGYVVVEAIDANAAFDALQGIRHIRGQLRGELQFKDIEGYLVKKSTVSELAVDKIVEIIGGPFKGMKATVTRIDHEKEEATVILLDAPYQLPVTVDANYLKLSTQ
- a CDS encoding 50S ribosomal protein L11; amino-acid sequence: MADIQTVSALVTGGQANAGPPLGPTLGPLGVNILQIVTAINEKTKDFEGMKVPVTVAVDKKTKQWTVEVGIPSAAALILKEAGIQKGSGTSGATWVGDIKMDSIIKVAKLKIDSSYAQDIKGAAKEIVGTCLPLGVKIDGKNPKEITVEINSGKWDDKLK
- a CDS encoding Lrp/AsnC family transcriptional regulator, with product MKILTELTKDGNVSVPNLSKRLGINTSVLYSRIKRLLKKKLIKKFTIVVDESLIGIGVRATMGINRDPKQKEQIHKALLKTPEVIMMSEVTGRFDMLLTVRAKNLEELHSVAIEKIGKIEGIQNTETFVELQRTEKDQSYELKE
- a CDS encoding 50S ribosomal protein L1, producing MISDAHLTQMIGEAKKSQKQRKFKQSVELIMVFRDIDVKKGFAINETVQLPKTLSQPASVCVVASGDLGLKAKSANADRIVDGTEVNKIGANKRESRKLINGFDFFLSDTSLMATVGKTLGQFMGPRGKMPTPVPFNAPIDSILERFRSSIRVRLRNSLSLACKIGDETMSDEDLTANANAVISLVEKKLPSGDKNIKKIMIKTTMGKLVKQPLVEKK
- a CDS encoding 50S ribosomal protein L10; the protein is MHQNRTKYPQKKSLMYQQLQELPKKYNVIALVRMEKVRSSQLLPLRKKFKGEVEIVSIKDKVAQKALAGLKMPSIDKMVDKLVGQCVLMFTNMTPFKLNILLSKNKIMMAARGGDLASIDVVIKAGNTGITPGPILTDFKEAGVATKIDQGTIWITKDSIPAKKGAVISEKLATLLSKLDVKPVEAGIILDAAVAEDILYAKNELVIDVEKYRDAFAQAHHEAMALAIEIGYVTKENVSTILAKAAQQARSVALEAGILTDDIKDQVIQKANAQANALARKAKNYTPQ
- a CDS encoding trimeric intracellular cation channel family protein; translated protein: MTELSPSISTLILALDLFGTMAFAVTGAFKAIEHKADIVGIIILATITGVAGGTIRDVMIGHFPPHSISNPLYVVITVLTGIAIFFLYPRIQKHWNLFLKFDALGLGVFTIIGATFAYDVFGLNFLAMALAGMLTAVGGGILRDMFVNEIPIVFVKELYASASFVGVVTFFILLSVNAEPNIATFAGIATSTILRLVAMKYNWNLPKVREKL
- the rpl12p gene encoding 50S ribosomal protein P1, with protein sequence MEYVYAALLLHKQKKEINEANITSVIKASGAAVNEAQVKALVAALADVNIDEAIKAAPVAVAAAPAAAAASGGKEEKKEVETPSAKTEEQAMEGLSALFG
- the alaS gene encoding alanine--tRNA ligase: MDKEQILAKFSTDPDRYYKVALFENEGFVRKSCTKCKRYFWTIDTNQNFCPDDSENNYSFIGNPPTKKRFDYVQAWREVESFFVQNGHKSVSRYPVVCRWRDDLYFTIASIVDFQRVMGSKVVFEFPANPLVVPQTCLRFKDIENVGVTGRHFSSFCMIGQHSIPNSQGYWKDKCVDLDFRLLTERFGIDKKEIVFVEDVWVGGGSFGSSLEYFVRGLELGNAVFTEFQGDLENYSVLDQKIIDMGAGLERFAWITMGTPTAYDCCFGPITKNLIQKACIDLDSKIISNYFISIAKSLGDSKDISIARKIAAKQAGIDEIRFNKTIAPLEGIYLIADHLRTLVFAISDGALPSNVGGGYNLRMILRRTVATMDRFGWNFDLKELVDMHVDYLKSTYPELEETRNDVKTIIGIESERYNESKTRMKGIASTLKNQDKKLTVDDLIRLYESDGITPDFLKETQIISEIPPTFYERLSDLHQSEKQEKKEDLDLKGIPDTELLYYKHDPEEFEARVLKIIKNKLVVLDKTSFYPRGGGQEPDHGEIGTFEVIDVNKHGNVVVHEIKGGTLKEGEIVKCAIDASRRYGITRNHTSTHVLNASARKTLGSWIWQHSAFKEKDYGRLDITHHSNLTEDDVAKIEDLANFTIRRDVPIMINEFERGNAEQKYGFRIYQGGVVPVKLVRIVNIEGYDVEACGGTHVKKTGEIGLIKITKAERIQDGVVRMEFVSGETAIKYTQNQDRKISQIVKLLGSSKEKIMESFEHTIKDADSSKKKLKQLIKRVSEPTAKNVILQAKNLGKVKLYSTIDEDMDEEFHIAVGEQTIKMDPSMIYCALILKNDGIRIVAFAGPEAVKTKKAGDLVRDVSKILGGSGGGNEIFGQGGGKDLSKLKDALIAAEQSILEK